AATTGCAATTAGTTGAGCTCTAATACAGGTCTTAAACACCAAATACAAATCATCACTTTTTTCTCATATATCCATAATACCATCGGATTTTGATTGTACCATCGAATTTTGATTGTTTATTAAGTATTGCTAATAGTATTTGTCAAATATAAATAAGCCAAATTAAGATAACTCAAATTGCTACCCTTTAAAAAGTAATATatgaaaaaaactattttattaaGAGTAAGTACTTGTGCAAATTAGGCTAACGAGGCTTGAATTAAATTTGAATTAGGAGATGACATGGAAGAGAAATTAACGTGGAGATAATATGAAAATGAATATAATAGATGGATATATATATCACGATTGTCCAAATCaagaataaaacaaaataatataataattgattaCCTTCCACCGTCTATTATACTCTcttcgttttaaaaagaatgactacTTTCATTTTTAGTCCGTAATGACTGCTttcttttttagtccgtttaaaaaagaatgacccatttctttttttgacaatactttaatttcaatttttcacatggtatgtttatgatcataaaattaaagGGCATTATAATACATTTGAtactactttaatttaaggtcacaagattcaaaagttttctttatttagaGTACTGAATAATTAGGTTTACAAAAAGAAGTTCAAAAGTAGAGAAAGACAGATGCAATAGAGGATAAACTAGGTAGAAAGCAAGCTTCAAGAACAGAAAACAAGATAAAAATTTCAGCAGTATGCCACGATGCGGATATAAGCTTTTCTCctccatatcttgtttgaatttCACTTATCTTTATAGATTTAATCCATTCACCATCATATTCACATGAAAAAGAAATCTATCTCTGAATTCAAACCTaaaaatttcttcatcttcttgttCTAGAGTTGAAAGTGCTTGCTCGTAGGTTGTTAAATCCCtcaacctatatatatatatatatatatatatatactagtcaagtgtacgtgctttgcacgtgtgtctcatgttgataaatataattataattatatataaagaaataaaattattaaaaaatggaAATTGAGTTGCAATAAATATTGTATCTATTAAAAAGATATAATTTGGCACTAAAAGTGTTTCatcttaatcaataaaactatacataaaatgaaaaaattaatgaattaaaatttttttccacatcaaagaaaaaagatttagaggaaaattaagccacaaaGGAGTATTTGTTGTACATATacgtcatattaaattaaaatataaatatttttagtattgtaCGATTTCATTTAGGATTGAAactaatattcataatataaaatatgatagaaagtggaaaaaagtcataaattaagaaagcacaaataaaaaaatactttgtaagaatatattattatctttcgaTTTTGTCCAATATCACTTCTTTACCTTGCTACAACTAATGATTATACATGGacaaactttttattttcttcaattactcaaaatcaatattgtatatatctttgaTAAAAGAATGTACATAGttagatgtaaatatttaatgatacacTTACGGCAACATCATGATGCATATTAAAAGCTTTAACGTCAATTTCTTTGTAACTAATCAATTGAcccacatatgatcgatcaaaAATATTATTGCCAGAATTATTTCCtcttaaataataaatgtagatagGTCATCtaacttttgaaaataataaatcatatgttaattaaattgaTAGAACTTAtaccccaattatgtgttcttttgAAGCttagaatttgaattgaaatttttatccTTACCGCATTCTTTCGGGTGAGGTCACAACGtatcaaatataaattatgatagaatctcaaaaattaaggatagaatcttAAAATATGACAAAGCACATGTTAAAAATCACATAATTAGGCAATCACAACAACATTTAAAGCAACGAATAACCAATAGAAgataaaaagaatttcaaagtgcaaagaaaatacacatacaaattaaatagaaaagtaaaGAGACAAATTCACaactaaaaaaaagaagaaaaaccgaccacaagtggtcgattttctcCATTTTCCGACCATAAAACCGACCAAAATTTTTGGTCGGAAAAGTAgcggtagctttttaaaaaccgaccatgagtggtcgatttttttaaaaatatatatattcatttttaaaatttattattattttattttaaaaaaataattttagggaaaaataaaccgaccacaagtggtcggttttttataaaattaattttattaatttaactaaaaaccgaccacgtgtgaccggtttttattaaattaatttattaatttaataaaaaccgaccacgtgtgaccggtttttattaaattaattttagttaaactaataaattaattttataagaaaccgaccacaagtggtcggttttttacaaaaaaaaaatatagaaaaaatcgaccacttctggccgttatttaaaaaataaaattagaaaaattgaccacttgtggtcggttttttgcaaaaaaaaataaaatatagaaaaaccgatcacttgtggtcgatttttctgggaatttaaaaaaaaaattgaaaacccaaataCTGCATGCAACCACAACAGTAATATACAACAGTaaccaaaatgaaaatacaacaaccaaaaaaaaaaaaaaaattccaaaagtgtacaacacatacaaaacaTTCAATAAAAGTGAGTACGAAAATACTACAAtaatagtttcaaacaacaaaatgtctaaatttaaagtacaagacatacaaaaatcacaaaactaacaatcatcatcatcgaattcgtcctcgtcttccatatcatcatctaTGCTGAAATCATCTAAGGGGCCTAaaccttttgcagcccgaactgcatcaccaggacacggaggaataacccCCAGTCTGAATGAAAGAACTAAACTGCTGctgcagcatcctgatttgtgatgttgttgcctcCTCTGTCTTCTTCTACCTCGCACTCTGTTCAACATACCTCTGTCTCTATTCAGCAAGCTCTTCGGTGAGTTGAGAAACCGTATTTTGTAGTCTTATAATGGTTTTTGCATCACccgaagagctagagtatgcatGGCCAGACGAACTcctaatattatcgccaaaaTATTCAGTGTCGTATCCGTAGAAATagcctctatttgcaggacccgAAGCTTTTGTCCATAACTCATTCCATATATGctggggtattgggtcaccctgactttcaggaggcagACTACTAGGATACTCACCAAGAAGACGCCTAAATTCATCCTATATATATTCAAGGTAAATTTAATACTAACAATCAAAAAATACTAAAGTTGTTATAGTtgactactacgatactcaccaagcagtttcaactaataaagtcaccaacaacatcaccttctaaacaaaaattcacttttaaagtcaccaatacttaagctttttcaactaacaaaggcaccaaagAAACTAACTTCTAAACACTAAGtcactattaaagtcactggCACTTAAGCactttcaacaaataaagttacCAACAACATCGCCTTCTAAACACTAGTTCAATAGttaagtcaccaaaacttaagctttattaactaacaaaggcaccaaagaaactaattcactattaaagtcaccggcacttaagcattttcaacaaataaagtaaccaacaacattaccttctaaacaaaagttcacttttaaagtcactggcacttaagcattttcaacaaataaagtaaccaacaacatcaccttctaaacaaaagttcacttttaaagtcaccaaaacttaagcattttcaactaataaagtcaccaaccacatcccctcctaaacactaattcactattaaagtcaccaaaacttaagcagtttcaacaaataaagtcaccaacaacatcaccttctaaacactagttcactattaaagtcaccaaaacttaagctttttcaactaacaaaggcaccaacgaaactaattcactattaaagtcaccggcacttaagcattttcaacaaataaattaaccaacaacatcaccttctaaacaaaatttcactttaaaagtcaccggcacttaagcattttcaacaaataaagtaaccaacaaaatttccttctaaacaaaagttcactattaaagtcaccgtcACTTAAGCATTtccaacaaataaagtcaccaacagcatcacctcctaaacactaattcactattaaagtcaccaaaacttaagcattttcaacaaataaagtcaccaacaacatcaccttcgaaacactaattcactattaaagtcaccgacacttaagcattttcaaaaaataaagtaaccaacaacatcaccttctaaacaaaagttcacttttaaagtcaccggcacttaagcattttcaacaaataaagtaaccaacaacatcaccttctagcAACAAAAGtaccaacaagatgtcaagaacaatgctagtgaatcgcacaaggccacactcggcttcactagacttcaatatgaacaatcaaagaaagataacaacaatagtgaatcgcacaaggccccacacggcttcactatgtccacatacctttgatatttttattaatttcttgatatttcaaaatagCATCTTCAATCTGCTTATAGATTCTTTCACGACAAACTGCAATATCGAAAATAATGAGCTTAGCAAATTAAAAGATACACAActccattttcaagttactacatGTCTACAACACGACTAAACTTTGAGCACATTTTACAAGTTTATGTATGCTCAAGGAATAGATATTCTAAAACCCTTAAGCAAGATCAACCttatctttttgaaaaataaagaaactaaattttgaTCTTGATGTCGTAATTTAGAAAAATACAACATAAGGAATACAGACAGTATTGGAGAACTCTAAatgaaatacaacaacaacaacaacaacaaacccagtgtattcccacatagtggtgCATAGATAGATCTAAAGACCATTAAGCAAATTGAGCTGCATATCAacacttggaaggttatttatcATTCAGATAACATAAAATGAGTTAGGATCCGAAGCTAGATTTCATTTATACCACAACCTGACCACTAATGTAGAGCAAACTCGTAATGCCCAATTAATCAGATCCGAAATCCCACACTCAAATAATCAGATCGAGCACATACATACCAGAATTTCAAAATGTAAAAAGACCTAGATTTTATAGGAGAAACATACATATCCATCATaagagagtaaacaagaatgtagtTGTTCTTAAAGGAATTAAAAGCCTGTGAAGTTGTTATCCGATATTTGTTAGTCTTGCCACCCAGCTCAAGAACTGCCACCACAGCAGCTATAGCGCTAAACACAACATAGTAGAACAACTCCATTGCCCCCTCCCTGCACCAGTACTAGCTCGATATCTCGACAGTTTGTATGTTAATCTTAACGGAGTTAACGAAGTTTACCTCTAAACGGAGGTTGCTAACTGGATGGTGGACGGCTGCTTCATCGGTTGGTGGTATTGCTAGTGTTGGTAGAGATGGCTGTCAGTTGGAGCAGTGACGGCTAGCGGTGGCTTAACGGAGGAAGCTGGAGCAGTAACGACTGTCGGCACTGGGATTCCATCGATGGTTAGCGGCGCTGGGGTTCCGTCGTCGTTGATagggagagagaaagagggatAAGAAAGGGAGAAGAGAGGGAAATAAGTGTGCATctatttttgtgaaaaatgaattagggtttgagtTATTTTGTTTAAAAGTGTGATAAATGGTGAATTTAATCTCAGCCATTGATCGGATGATAGGGAGAGAGAAAGATGAATAAGAAAGggagaagagagagaaatcagTGTGCagctatttttatgaaaaatgaattagggtttgagtTATTTTGTTTAAAAGTGTGATAAATGGTGAATTAATCTCAGCCATTGATCGAATGAGATTAATGGCTATGATTAAAATTGAGAGGAgtcaaatgaaattgaaattggagattttaatttgaggtcaaattgcaaatgaatttaggctaaaattgacatagacatatataaaatgtggctagaaagtaaatgaattgggaaaattgaattgaattagggttgctattttaggaaatttaataaaaatatcgatattaaaatagattacgtatataaaaattaattttttaataaattatataatatttataacaatatccaattaatttaatacaatgcatatataaatatatatatatatatatatatatatatatatataaatcagatatttagttattttaccATCACATTCatacgagtagtatatttcctcaatcgtatgataatatcaatgaattttataaattatgataaatttttggttaactaacttttaattacgatattatacctcataatacaatgtgttaatcagataaattattgattttaattcgatatatatatatatatataccttgtaATACAAtatgttaatcagataaattaccGATTACTTgccttacgttattacaacttcaacaatatacgcgtaTCTACATTCACACAAAATAGTATAACTATTTCCCCAATAGAATGATATCAGtgcattattcaaaatattttgatatatagattcaattatcgagctttcgattactACATATGTCACTAtacgagatatatgtatatatacctcataatacttgtcttatattattacaacttcaacaatacaCGTGTCTCAATATtgcattgacacaaaatagtatatctatttcaccactacacgagatatacgtatatatatatatatatatgtatgtatatatgtatatgtaaatatattcaattggctatcacCATTCAAATACATACAATAAACATTATATACCCGATTTTACtgccccataataatatacaacgtaacGTAATTCACAAAGACTCAGTTGAATTatcggttggtttatcttatgtcattaatatacgttcactctattatatgtatatactatatatatatatatatatacctatacatacacacacatatatggcatgtctgcttcaactgtttcaatcgtaattttactaaatatcatcctaattaattattataagtcatttgaatattacaaaaatatatatttaataataaaataaaatagatataaaatgataagttaacttttgatgttttaaattaacttcacgtcttatatgaggtccatttaaaaaaaaatcacatgtactttttgtagtaattttgttatatcacttcttattagttattgtgaataatttaagacatgtttgtttctttgcttcaattgtaattttactatatcacctctattaattattatagtctaagcattgtgccacttaaattggaatataaggaaaagttttataaaccacaataattaaaaacttagattatttaaaatatgcaattgactatcaatgccacaaaattttggacaaggggagtaacatataatttttgaaaattacataaaaagtattataaattacaatagttaacaacttaaaatatctaaaagtaaaaataatgtgttatatatttcaaaaagtacgtaaaaaatattataaatcacaataattaacaacttaaatttttttaaaagatatgaaatatttgattgactctcaaaattatatcaatggaatttaaattggaatagaagaatagtatgaaaaatcacaataattaaaaacttaaattatttttaaaatataattgactatcaatgccacaaaagtttggacaaggagagtaacatatattatttgaaaacaaaaaactattattaagtacaatagttaacaacttaaaatatctaaaaacgtattaaaagtatgattgattatctaaattctatttggattacattgtttgagataaaaaaataacatataccgAGCCCGTGTTATCTGAAAAATAGTAATATAGGCCCATCGAATTTGATTTTTTAggctctttattaatttatacatttgtagagtttaattttggaaggggagccttggagtaactggggtaaagttgctgccatgtgaccaggaggtcacgggttcaagccttggaaacagcctctggcagaaatgcaattCATATTTGGTTAGTTCCTTAAAGGtgaattaataattgaaaatcaatagtatttttaattatgtttaaataaggaaGGTGAATTAATAACTGaaaataatagtattttttaattatatttaaataagaaaagattaataactaaattttaatGGGACATCTAAagtattacaaaataattaaataataatttagtaaaatggTAAATGACAGTTTCGTCTATAGtgggtcttttaatgaaggacaaaaagttcaaatcacttttctaagtgtcttcacacttttaatatgtaGTAGTATAACctcacgtgtctcgcacgtgtaacgctcaatttaaaattaaataattttgtctattgcgaagaTTTTAAGTAAAGTGTAaacattcaaatcacttttcaaaaatttttcacaaaatacaTTGTACAGGTACAATTTTATATTGCTgggttaagtttttttttttttttctaaaacatataTACGCTAACTAAAGTTactttattacattatatatCAATTTGGTAAAGTATTTACACATATCTCAAACTATTTACATAATCcttttcttttcaactttctctCTCTTAAACATTATACATCTTACAACAGGGTTTTCTCTTCCTTATTTTACTCCCCCATATGCTCCCACTACACACCTGATATATCCTCCATATTTGAATCCACTTTTTCACGGCAAAATTCAAGTTAACTGTATCGGGGAGTTACAAATTTGTaagttttgaagatttatttgattttctttcaattttatcaatttttgaatttgtcCGTATATTTTGTGGATGCATGTTCGTTTTACCTTATTTTGCAAGTACTTTCAAGTTTCggagtttgattttttatattttcttgatatAATACAAGTGCGATTCTTGGTTTGtagattttttttcaactttacctaTTTTTGAATTTGCCCGTATATTTTATGGATGCATGTTTGTTTATATGAATTTACCTTATTTTGCAAGTATTTTCAAGTTTCagagttcaattttttttggttttcttcatATAATACAAGtacgattttttattttcttggtttgtTGATTCAGGTTAATCGAATTACTGTAAAAATTGGTAATGGATTCTTGTCCTaactttagtttaggacttagtcagttagatTCTAAAAAACAAGATATCCCCGTTGGGTTTGTTCCTGGtacatttgattttgaagaatCCAATTTTGCAGAGAATCGTTCAAACTATCAAAATGATCTGACaataatgaagaaattgaaggaagcAGCCAGTTCTAGATTGAAGAAGTCAAGTTCAAAAGCGGCCAGTAAGAAGAAGTTTGACGATTCCGGTCAACCACGTCTTTCAAAGGTATTGATTATACATTTATACTTTACTTACTTTGGAAtattaatgtataatatattgaaacatattaattttttggaacactaatgtataatattagtATTTTGTATAAGGCTACATTACAAACATATAGGTACATAAGACATCATACATTCTCGATGTTTAAGATGTAAAGTATAAGACATTGTACATTAGTTATTTTTACCCAAATAATGTATAATATAGATATtccaaaatatatttcaatatgttatacattGACAGTTTTAAACATCCAAACAGTCATAAAGTCCTAAAATTGTATAAGGTGACATTATACATTCTAACAAGCTTATAGGTCATACATTTTTAAGTAGTAAATGTGTATCATGGCATTATACATTACTGTAGTTTAATTATTGAATGTATAAGTTACACTCATACATATCTAACAGTTGTATAGTCAGGGTCTgatttaatattttgaatgtaTAAGATAACATCATACATGTGTTACTATTGTGTAATTAGagtctgatttttatttttcgtatAAATTGTCTAAATTAAGTTGATTTTCATACttttattgtacttatttgaTTATTTGATTATTGGATTATAAGTCTTTTTATTGTTCACGGACTGTTATACCTTTATGTAATGGTTATGGTTTATGTTTTTCTTGCTTTAATTATTAGTGTATTGTTGAATTTTCTAGCTTTACTTGGTACTGATTCGATTGATAGGtagtttatttttcttgattttctgtTCAGGGCTCATTGGTAAGTTTTATAATATTTTCCCCTGTTTGCTTTTATTGTTCGTGTATATAATGTGTTCGCCTTATTTGCCTGATTTTCTACTTAGGGTTCACTTGTTTGTGTACCTGTGTTGAGTTGATTTTTAATGCTTTTGTGTACTGTTTGGGTTCCATCCACTGTTGCAGTTTTTATGCGTTGCATTAAcaatatttgcatctgttgtatGTGTTGTTTGTTATCTTGGGTGATTGATGTTATCTACTTGGCTAATTGTAAAAAGATTCTTGTTGATTATTCCTATTAGGAAGACTTTGACTTTAAAGCCTTCATAATTATTCCTATTAGGAAGGCTTTAACTTTAAAGATTCTTGTTGTGATGTTTTTGTTGTTAGGCTAAATCTTTTAACAAGTAGTTTAATTTAATATAAGGTTCCTGTATCACTAATGCTAATACAACATGCTagtaaagttaaaaaatttaaatgtttgattttttttagtaaattattttagatttctaaTGGATGCTATTCTTACAACTTTTCAGGTTGCCAACTATTTGAACATCAAGATCCTGCTAGTTCTCACCTGTCAGACTGTGGCTGACATGATCAAAGGAAAGACTTCAGAGGAGATCTGCAAGACCTTCAACATCAAGAATGACTTCACACCAGCAGAGGAGGAGGAGGCCATGAGGGAGAATGCTTGGGCCTTTGAGTAAAGAATTGCTAGTATTCTGATGCTATAAACACTTTCTATTAGTAGTAAATATGTTTCCAATGGATGTTTTCTTTTGGAACCTTTAGATTTCGTTGTTCTTAACTTTTGTGTCACAATTTTTAAGTGATGGTTGTTCAATGAGAAGATTTGTTAAAATCTATTTGtgctatgcttatatatttacttagtttattgggccgttatgtttttatttgatGTTGTTGGAGATTTATGTTGTTCCTGGTGTTACTTTAACGTGTTGTTGCTTTAAGTTATTTTTTAGCTAGTGGCATATTTGTGTTGTGGAGGCATCTGTTTCTTGAGCAATGAACTTTCAGTAGGAAATAGGCACTTCTCCTTCTCCTCATTTGGAAGTGTTGAGTCCCCACATCCTGACTTCAATGTTGGCATGATATTCTAAATGATtcttggtgtatgctatttgaGTGTGTAATCTAGCAGGATTTAAAATGCCCAGAAATTAGACACTATCAAGGGGCCAACAGGGTTGACTATGATTTTGCAGCAAGGCTTGAACATCTGCTATTGTTTGCTTGTTTCATGATGGTTTTGCTTGTTTTCATTGTCACAGTGAAGTTATTCAGCACTCTATCGCTAAGACTGCACGTACACTCCGAATCAAATCTTTTTATCACAAATATTTTTGAATGATTCATACTAGACGCCTTCAACACCCACTTGCAGTCTTTGTTACGACAATGAAATACATAGTTGCATCAAAATTTTACACCGAGTTATTGTAttatacaaaatttttaaaaatcataatttctggaagaaaaatacaaaatttggaCCTGTCACAATTTCATTATACATTGACTCAATGTATAATGACATGGTATACATTCAATCGAATGTATAATAACATGTTATACATTCAATCGAATGTATAATCATATGTTATACATTCGAAAAATTATGATTACATTCATCAGAACACAAAATCAAAACATGAACTTGTTCAACACATCTGATACAAATATTACCATACATACTACAACCGCCGTTTCTATATCAAACTCGATTTCCTCATTCGATTTGTTGAAAACGAAAATACACAGCGGAAAATTAACCAATCCAGAAAATTGCTTCTTTAACACGATGAAAAATCTCACTCCATTGTCATTTGTAAtgaaaattggagaagaattacCTTCAACGACATATTTCACTTCAATTTTGTTACGTACTTCGTCGAGATCCAATTTCATTGCTatcgtagcaatcaatttcaagaaagttatacTTTCCGAAACAATAATTGCGTCACTTTTATAGGATTTATAACTTATTTCCGACTCCCAGAATCCAGAATATCACAACAATAtggggatattcatattgattttcgTATAATTGAAGAACGATGTAGAAGAACGATTTTTTTCCCAGATCGTAAATCAACA
The Capsicum annuum cultivar UCD-10X-F1 chromosome 6, UCD10Xv1.1, whole genome shotgun sequence DNA segment above includes these coding regions:
- the LOC107874326 gene encoding SKP1-like protein 1A; translation: MDSCPNFSLGLSQLDSKKQDIPVGFVPGTFDFEESNFAENRSNYQNDLTIMKKLKEAASSRLKKSSSKAASKKKFDDSGQPRLSKVANYLNIKILLVLTCQTVADMIKGKTSEEICKTFNIKNDFTPAEEEEAMRENAWAFE